In Halovivax gelatinilyticus, the following are encoded in one genomic region:
- a CDS encoding DUF1028 domain-containing protein, with protein MTFSICVHESYEGEDGETHDRFGVAVTTRLPAVGTLCPFVNEHGAVATQSLVNVDLGRDGIAYLEDGLAVDDALEALLNADDGAPQRQLHGIDAEATFAFSGEECRPWYGHREGDRYTVAGNLLTGEPVIDAVADTYESQREEDRPLAERLVDALEAGQEEGGDKREDLEIQSAALRVSDTREYAFDPSYNDLRVDASYEPIVDLRTTYERAVEGHEVLLDKYEDAYEEDSMDETNE; from the coding sequence ATGACCTTCAGCATCTGCGTACACGAGTCCTACGAGGGCGAAGACGGCGAGACGCACGACCGCTTCGGCGTCGCGGTCACGACTCGACTGCCGGCCGTCGGGACACTTTGTCCGTTCGTGAACGAACACGGCGCCGTCGCCACCCAGAGTCTGGTCAACGTCGACCTGGGTCGGGACGGTATCGCCTACCTCGAGGACGGTCTCGCGGTCGACGACGCTCTCGAGGCGTTGCTCAACGCCGACGACGGCGCACCCCAGCGCCAGCTCCACGGCATCGACGCCGAGGCGACCTTCGCCTTCTCCGGCGAGGAGTGTCGCCCCTGGTACGGCCACCGCGAAGGCGACCGCTACACCGTCGCGGGGAACCTGTTGACGGGCGAACCCGTGATCGACGCGGTTGCGGACACCTACGAATCCCAGCGCGAGGAGGATCGACCGCTTGCCGAACGACTCGTCGACGCGCTCGAAGCCGGGCAGGAAGAAGGCGGTGACAAGCGCGAGGACTTAGAAATTCAAAGCGCCGCCCTCCGCGTCTCCGACACCCGCGAGTACGCGTTCGATCCGTCGTACAACGACCTCCGCGTCGACGCGTCGTACGAACCGATCGTCGACCTGCGGACGACCTACGAGCGCGCCGTCGAGGGCCACGAGGTGCTTCTCGACAAGTACGAAGACGCCTACGAGGAGGATTCGATGGACGAGACGAACGAGTGA
- a CDS encoding ABC transporter permease yields MSWRLIARKEVGDLYRNRQLHGNLAAFVVLFGLLGYVHARSAGRGHAEPNELIGVIGLLSLIVVPAIGLMLSYETIVKRRHNGQLALLLGFPHHRRDVVLGGYVGRLLVVTALVVAGFWTAGVVAFFFGASVPAQAYLTFLVATVLLALAYVAMGIALSAGFRSPSWASIAAFGCFLLFVMAWRFVPAGLAYVLNGLESPTSTPWWDAYVATLSPSVAYEELLAAWLPAAAAGTVPGGSGTGATYALAVFVGWAVLVPLAGYVLFDRTDL; encoded by the coding sequence ATGAGCTGGCGACTGATCGCCCGCAAGGAAGTGGGAGATCTCTACCGAAACCGACAGTTACACGGCAACCTCGCCGCGTTCGTCGTCCTCTTCGGTCTACTCGGGTACGTCCACGCTCGCTCGGCCGGCCGCGGACACGCGGAGCCGAACGAGTTGATCGGCGTCATCGGATTGTTGAGTTTGATCGTCGTTCCGGCGATCGGCCTCATGCTCTCCTACGAAACGATCGTCAAACGGCGACACAACGGCCAACTGGCCCTGCTACTCGGATTTCCGCACCACCGTCGGGACGTCGTCCTCGGCGGCTACGTGGGACGGCTGCTCGTCGTCACGGCGCTGGTCGTCGCCGGGTTCTGGACCGCCGGGGTCGTCGCATTCTTCTTCGGGGCGTCGGTACCGGCGCAGGCGTACCTCACGTTCCTGGTCGCAACCGTCCTGCTCGCGCTCGCCTACGTGGCGATGGGAATCGCCCTCTCGGCCGGGTTTCGCTCACCGTCGTGGGCGTCGATCGCCGCCTTCGGGTGCTTTCTGCTGTTCGTGATGGCCTGGCGGTTCGTCCCCGCCGGGCTCGCCTACGTGCTAAACGGGCTCGAGTCGCCGACGTCGACGCCGTGGTGGGACGCCTACGTCGCGACGCTCTCGCCGAGCGTCGCCTACGAGGAGCTACTCGCCGCGTGGCTCCCGGCAGCGGCGGCGGGAACGGTGCCGGGCGGCAGCGGAACGGGCGCGACGTACGCCCTCGCCGTCTTCGTCGGCTGGGCCGTGCTCGTTCCGCTCGCGGGCTACGTCCTGTTCGACCGGACCGATCTCTAG
- a CDS encoding ABC transporter ATP-binding protein, with translation MSAIELSGVTKRYGGVTALRDIDLTVEHGEVFGFLGPNGAGKSTTIDILLRYTHPTDGRVEVLGHDVDADPVAVRERTGILPEGFAPFETMTGRHHVEYAIEATGADDDPDDLLERVDVAHAADRPARNYSKGMAQRLTLAMALVGDPDLLILDEPSTGLDPHGVRQMRRIVREERDRGATVFFSSHILEQVEAVADRVAILNEGRLVTVDTIDGLREAVGTGSELTVELAGTDPRERAGTSARERVGAGPSETKVAAETEAADADSVAVSEPESGGRSAREGTTPTDVVETIDGVSGVRTVDGRLVVSCRRDAKLDVLDDLRAAGFEIRDFQTAETSLEELFVSYTDGTRVEATGGSL, from the coding sequence ATGTCCGCCATCGAACTCAGCGGCGTCACCAAACGGTACGGTGGCGTCACCGCCCTCCGCGACATCGATCTCACCGTCGAACACGGCGAAGTCTTCGGATTTTTGGGGCCCAACGGCGCCGGGAAGTCGACGACGATCGACATCCTGCTACGCTATACCCACCCGACCGACGGTCGCGTCGAGGTGCTCGGTCACGACGTCGACGCCGATCCGGTCGCCGTTCGCGAACGGACCGGCATCCTGCCCGAAGGGTTCGCCCCGTTCGAAACGATGACGGGGCGCCACCACGTCGAGTACGCGATCGAGGCGACCGGCGCGGACGACGACCCCGACGACCTCCTCGAACGCGTCGACGTCGCACACGCCGCCGACCGACCGGCGCGAAACTACTCGAAAGGGATGGCCCAGCGCCTGACGCTCGCGATGGCGCTCGTCGGCGACCCCGACCTGCTGATCCTGGACGAACCCTCGACCGGCCTCGATCCCCACGGCGTCCGCCAGATGCGTCGAATCGTCCGCGAGGAGCGCGACCGCGGCGCGACGGTGTTCTTCTCGAGTCACATCTTAGAACAGGTCGAAGCCGTCGCCGACCGCGTCGCCATCCTGAACGAGGGGCGGTTGGTGACGGTCGACACCATCGACGGGTTGCGAGAGGCGGTCGGCACGGGGTCGGAACTTACGGTCGAACTCGCCGGCACGGACCCACGAGAACGGGCCGGGACGAGTGCACGCGAACGAGTCGGGGCAGGTCCATCGGAGACGAAGGTCGCAGCCGAGACGGAGGCCGCCGACGCTGACTCGGTCGCGGTGAGCGAACCGGAGAGCGGCGGACGGTCGGCACGTGAGGGGACGACCCCGACCGACGTCGTCGAAACGATCGACGGGGTGTCCGGCGTCCGAACCGTCGACGGCCGTCTCGTCGTCTCCTGTCGACGCGACGCGAAGCTCGACGTCCTCGACGACCTGCGCGCGGCCGGATTCGAGATCCGCGACTTTCAGACCGCCGAGACCTCGCTCGAGGAGCTGTTCGTCAGCTACACCGACGGGACGCGGGTCGAAGCGACCGGGGGATCGCTATGA
- a CDS encoding S8 family peptidase codes for MARTNITRRRILRGAAAGAATVGLAGKTTADESIDRTIIGLTADADFGVATANATEVRHRLDFGDIGKSVAGQFPDSAVRALENNPNVRYVEKDQPAYALQTTPYGIEQVSADVAHANGETGAGASIAIIDTGVQVDHEALDVHGGAAFGTTCSNCPEPYGDDNGHGTHCAGTAVAPDDGVGVLGVSLDSELYAVKVLDSTGGGSLSDVAEGIVWTADQGIDVGSLSLGGGSGTQELQDACQYANQQGTLLVAAAGNDGECSNCVSYPAAYDEVVAVSATDENDDLASFSSTGPEVDLAAPGVDVYSTYTNNGYDTLSGTSMACPHVSGGAAHLMANGYSNSEARQQLMDTADDICRCDEDQGAGRLNVAAALGLESPEDCSSGTIECQNDDGGGGCFITTATAGEGETLDSLRRFRDDSMSATPMGRALVDLYYRISPPIADTLAAHPDSATSRVTRGIVDVCASLSDAQAETDSRLKSASLGVALTSLYMVGITVGAGGHAGITAREKLSR; via the coding sequence ATGGCACGAACCAACATCACTCGACGCCGCATCCTTCGCGGTGCGGCCGCGGGGGCAGCGACCGTCGGACTCGCGGGAAAAACGACGGCTGACGAATCGATCGATCGAACGATCATCGGACTCACGGCGGATGCCGACTTCGGAGTGGCGACCGCCAACGCGACCGAGGTACGCCATCGGCTGGATTTCGGCGATATCGGGAAGTCGGTCGCCGGGCAGTTTCCCGACTCGGCGGTACGCGCGCTGGAGAACAATCCGAACGTTCGATACGTAGAAAAAGACCAGCCCGCCTACGCGTTACAGACGACGCCGTACGGGATCGAGCAGGTCTCGGCGGACGTCGCCCACGCCAACGGCGAAACGGGCGCCGGCGCGAGCATCGCGATCATCGACACCGGCGTGCAGGTCGATCACGAAGCGCTCGACGTTCACGGCGGTGCCGCGTTCGGAACCACCTGTTCGAACTGTCCCGAGCCATACGGCGACGACAACGGTCACGGCACTCACTGTGCCGGTACCGCGGTCGCGCCGGACGACGGCGTCGGCGTGCTCGGCGTCTCGCTCGATTCCGAGCTGTACGCGGTGAAGGTTCTGGACAGCACGGGTGGCGGCAGTCTCTCGGACGTCGCGGAAGGGATCGTCTGGACGGCTGACCAGGGAATCGACGTCGGATCGCTTTCACTCGGCGGCGGCTCCGGCACGCAGGAACTACAGGACGCGTGTCAGTACGCCAATCAGCAGGGGACGCTACTCGTCGCCGCGGCCGGGAACGACGGGGAGTGTTCGAACTGCGTCAGCTATCCGGCGGCCTACGATGAGGTGGTCGCCGTCAGCGCGACCGACGAGAACGACGACCTCGCGAGCTTCTCGTCGACCGGGCCCGAGGTGGATCTCGCGGCTCCCGGCGTCGACGTTTACTCGACGTACACCAACAACGGCTACGATACGCTCTCGGGAACGTCGATGGCCTGCCCGCACGTCTCGGGCGGTGCGGCGCACCTGATGGCGAACGGCTACTCGAATTCCGAAGCTCGGCAACAACTCATGGACACCGCGGACGACATCTGTCGGTGTGACGAAGACCAGGGTGCTGGGCGACTCAACGTCGCCGCTGCGCTCGGTCTTGAATCGCCGGAGGACTGTTCGAGCGGGACGATCGAGTGTCAGAACGACGACGGCGGTGGCGGCTGCTTCATCACGACCGCCACCGCCGGCGAGGGCGAGACGCTCGACTCGCTCCGCCGATTCCGCGACGACTCGATGTCGGCCACGCCGATGGGTCGGGCGCTGGTGGACCTCTACTACCGTATCAGCCCCCCGATCGCTGACACGCTCGCGGCCCACCCCGACAGCGCGACCAGCCGGGTGACGCGCGGGATCGTCGACGTCTGTGCGTCGCTCTCGGACGCACAAGCCGAAACCGACTCGCGACTCAAGAGCGCCTCGCTCGGGGTCGCGCTCACCTCGCTGTACATGGTCGGGATCACGGTCGGCGCGGGCGGACACGCCGGCATCACGGCGCGGGAAAAACTATCGCGATAG
- a CDS encoding RNA-binding protein, producing MQVKSRHHLRSDDVSAVETAVGERLGVDLDGDAYELVEFEESDWEVVLVDGEPLVAYFDEEPFLTVRGANATDPDDRLVIVDAGAVSFVSDGADVMRPGIADVRGEITAGDLVLIAEESHEKVLAVGRSRVDGDELLGDAGKVVDSLHFVGDDLYSFSG from the coding sequence ATGCAGGTCAAATCCCGACACCACCTCCGAAGCGACGACGTCTCGGCCGTCGAAACGGCCGTCGGAGAACGCCTGGGCGTCGATCTCGACGGTGACGCCTACGAACTCGTCGAGTTCGAAGAGTCCGACTGGGAGGTCGTCCTGGTCGACGGCGAACCGCTCGTGGCCTACTTCGACGAGGAGCCGTTTCTCACCGTTCGCGGTGCGAACGCCACCGACCCCGACGACCGACTCGTCATCGTCGACGCCGGAGCCGTCTCGTTCGTCAGCGACGGGGCGGACGTGATGCGCCCGGGGATCGCCGACGTCCGCGGCGAGATCACAGCGGGCGACCTCGTCCTGATCGCCGAAGAGTCTCACGAGAAAGTACTCGCCGTCGGCCGATCGCGCGTCGACGGCGACGAGTTGCTCGGCGACGCCGGAAAGGTCGTCGACTCGCTTCACTTCGTCGGCGACGACCTCTACTCATTCAGCGGGTGA
- a CDS encoding RNB domain-containing ribonuclease, whose product MTDDAAAGEESAVADEASAAEAQAEAGTAAGQGPVEIDEDLARHLENKREELFEKFDIRDAFPDAVVEEAAELTDDVQADIDAVIDDREDLRDLTTWTTDPIDAQDFDDAISVEEREDEYVLWVHIADVTNYVHPGSAMWDEAVKRANTVYLPAYTIHMLPPILAESVCSLVPNEERFAHTVEMHLDKEHLGYESIDIYKSVIESDERLTYAQAEKRLDDPEAPLHEENSLVFELANRMHEQRKEDGSLVLNPSRDRAHTIIEECMLKANKAVTHELMWNRGVEAMYRVHPQPTPDEWSKALQEIQELDGVSIPGDKWDDPRKAVNATLEEAPGRQLDKIQWAVMKVMPRAKYMNDPFGGHHALNFEIYGHFTSPIRRLSDLINHWIVYQNDVPENLIELCDRASDKQKDAEQCEREYKQFLQEVGLDPMAVNNRGIEVSED is encoded by the coding sequence ATGACCGACGACGCAGCAGCCGGCGAGGAGTCGGCCGTCGCCGACGAGGCTTCCGCCGCCGAGGCACAGGCCGAAGCCGGCACGGCAGCGGGCCAGGGTCCCGTCGAGATCGACGAGGATCTGGCTCGCCACCTGGAGAACAAACGCGAGGAGCTCTTCGAGAAGTTCGACATTCGCGACGCGTTTCCCGACGCCGTCGTCGAAGAGGCCGCGGAACTGACCGACGACGTCCAGGCGGACATCGACGCCGTGATCGACGATCGCGAGGACCTGCGGGACCTGACGACGTGGACGACGGATCCGATCGACGCCCAGGACTTCGACGACGCCATCTCCGTCGAAGAGCGCGAGGACGAGTACGTCCTCTGGGTGCACATCGCGGACGTAACCAACTACGTCCACCCCGGCTCGGCGATGTGGGACGAGGCCGTAAAGCGGGCGAACACGGTCTACCTGCCGGCGTACACCATCCACATGCTGCCGCCGATCCTGGCGGAGTCGGTCTGCTCGCTCGTCCCGAACGAAGAACGGTTCGCCCACACCGTCGAGATGCACCTCGATAAGGAACACCTCGGCTACGAGTCGATCGACATCTACAAGTCCGTCATCGAGTCTGACGAACGGCTCACCTACGCGCAGGCGGAAAAGCGCCTCGACGACCCGGAGGCGCCGTTGCACGAGGAGAATTCGCTCGTCTTCGAACTCGCCAACCGAATGCACGAACAGCGCAAGGAGGACGGCTCGCTCGTCCTGAATCCCAGTCGCGATCGCGCCCACACCATCATCGAAGAGTGCATGCTCAAGGCCAACAAGGCCGTCACGCACGAGCTGATGTGGAATCGGGGCGTCGAGGCGATGTACCGCGTCCACCCGCAGCCGACGCCCGACGAGTGGTCGAAGGCGCTACAGGAGATTCAGGAACTCGACGGTGTCTCGATCCCCGGTGACAAATGGGACGACCCCCGGAAGGCCGTCAACGCCACCTTAGAGGAGGCACCCGGTCGCCAGCTCGATAAGATCCAGTGGGCCGTGATGAAGGTGATGCCCCGCGCGAAGTACATGAACGACCCCTTCGGCGGCCACCACGCGCTCAACTTCGAGATCTACGGCCATTTCACCAGCCCCATTCGGCGCCTCTCTGACCTGATCAACCACTGGATCGTCTACCAGAACGACGTCCCCGAGAACCTGATCGAACTCTGCGACCGCGCGAGCGACAAGCAAAAGGACGCAGAACAGTGTGAACGCGAGTACAAGCAGTTCCTCCAGGAGGTCGGTCTCGATCCGATGGCGGTGAACAATCGGGGGATCGAGGTTAGCGAGGACTGA